The Nothobranchius furzeri strain GRZ-AD chromosome 8, NfurGRZ-RIMD1, whole genome shotgun sequence genome includes a region encoding these proteins:
- the ctdspl3 gene encoding CTD small phosphatase-like protein 3 isoform X2 — MRLRSQKIIAIGPETPRNSRRRSQRRRSSLAVTPTTPIVPSPTVTDNPLQAKVEETSAEHSEDEVPTVRRRPLPRGRLRKRAIPVGDRESDLAFKTPLRPKVRREHVLSEIDAESPRNSTARNIYSPIVRFLTPSKENMECSETGSSVLMSPEQGVFGYGSVDLLAGEEEDDIFDPFTLIKNILSQSHHSRPFLRDIPPKTRSTPEATLVVDLEETLMFSSLTVIKDADYTFHTTFQDHQYKVYMILRPHVKEFLQAMAKIYELFVYTCAKKEYAEKILEILDPQRKLFRHRLYQDDCSCVLGHYIKDLSFLERDLAKTVVLDNAPHTYPYHLVNTIPIKSWSGDPEDRELQKLIPYMEKVAAAEDFPEVLKKRKDHFLRILLK; from the exons ATGAGACTCCGGTCTCAAAAGATAATTGCGATTGGTCCGGAGACGCCGAGAAACAGCCGTCGGCGTTCCCAGAGAAGGAGGTCAAGCCTAGCTGTGACTCCAACGACACCAATAGTTCCGTCACCGACTGTGACTGACAACCCGCTACAAGCCAAG GTCGAAGAAACCTCGGCTGAGCACTCAGAGGATGAAGTCCCCACTGTGAGGAGGCGCCCACTGCCTCGTGGCCGACTCAGAAAGAGGGCCATTCCTGTTGGAGACCGAGAGTCGG ATTTGGCGTTTAAGACTCCACTCAGGCCTAAAGTGCGCCGTGAGCATGTGCTGTCAGAGATTGACGCAGAGTCTCCTCGTAATTCAACAGCAAGAAACATCTACTCGCCGATCGTACGCTTCCTCACACCCAGCAAGGAGA ACATGGAGTGTTCCGAAACTGGGAGCAGTGTGTTGATGAGTCCAGAACAAGGTGTGTTTGGTTATGGCTCTGTTGATCTGCTGGctggagaagaggaggatgacATCTTTGATCC ATTTACCTTGATCAAGAACATCCTGTCCCAGTCCCATCATTCCCGACCATTTCTCAGAGATATTCCTCCAAAGACCAGGAGCACTCCAGAGGCTACATTGGTGGTCGACCTT GAGGAAACGTTGATGTTCAGTTCCCTGACTGTGATCAAAGATGCAGATTATACtttccacacaactttccaagacCATCAGTATAAG GTGTACATGATTCTACGTCCACATGTGAAGGAGTTTCTGCAGGCCATGGCAAAAATCTATGAG CTGTTTGTTTATACGTGTGCAAAGAAAGAGTATGCTGAGAAGATCCTGGAGATCCTGGACCCTCAAAGGAAACTGTTTCG ACATCGTCTGTACCAGGATGATTGCTCCTGTGTTCTTGGACATTACATCAAAGATCTCAGCTTCCTTGAGAGAGATCTTGCAAAAACTGTGGTCCTGGACAATGCACCCCACACATATCCATaccat CTGGTCAATACAATACCCATCAAGAGCTGGTCTGGAGACCCAGAGGACAGGGAGCTGCAGAAACTCATCCCCTACATGGAGAAGGTGGCTGCAGCT GAGGATTTTCCAGAGGTACTTAAGAAGAGGAAGGACCACTTCCTCAG AATCCTGTTGAAATGA
- the ctdspl3 gene encoding CTD small phosphatase-like protein 3 isoform X1, translating into MRLRSQKIIAIGPETPRNSRRRSQRRRSSLAVTPTTPIVPSPTVTDNPLQAKVEETSAEHSEDEVPTVRRRPLPRGRLRKRAIPVGDRESDLAFKTPLRPKVRREHVLSEIDAESPRNSTARNIYSPIVRFLTPSKENMECSETGSSVLMSPEQGVFGYGSVDLLAGEEEDDIFDPFTLIKNILSQSHHSRPFLRDIPPKTRSTPEATLVVDLEETLMFSSLTVIKDADYTFHTTFQDHQYKVYMILRPHVKEFLQAMAKIYELFVYTCAKKEYAEKILEILDPQRKLFRHRLYQDDCSCVLGHYIKDLSFLERDLAKTVVLDNAPHTYPYHLVNTIPIKSWSGDPEDRELQKLIPYMEKVAAAEDFPEVLKKRKDHFLRLLSED; encoded by the exons ATGAGACTCCGGTCTCAAAAGATAATTGCGATTGGTCCGGAGACGCCGAGAAACAGCCGTCGGCGTTCCCAGAGAAGGAGGTCAAGCCTAGCTGTGACTCCAACGACACCAATAGTTCCGTCACCGACTGTGACTGACAACCCGCTACAAGCCAAG GTCGAAGAAACCTCGGCTGAGCACTCAGAGGATGAAGTCCCCACTGTGAGGAGGCGCCCACTGCCTCGTGGCCGACTCAGAAAGAGGGCCATTCCTGTTGGAGACCGAGAGTCGG ATTTGGCGTTTAAGACTCCACTCAGGCCTAAAGTGCGCCGTGAGCATGTGCTGTCAGAGATTGACGCAGAGTCTCCTCGTAATTCAACAGCAAGAAACATCTACTCGCCGATCGTACGCTTCCTCACACCCAGCAAGGAGA ACATGGAGTGTTCCGAAACTGGGAGCAGTGTGTTGATGAGTCCAGAACAAGGTGTGTTTGGTTATGGCTCTGTTGATCTGCTGGctggagaagaggaggatgacATCTTTGATCC ATTTACCTTGATCAAGAACATCCTGTCCCAGTCCCATCATTCCCGACCATTTCTCAGAGATATTCCTCCAAAGACCAGGAGCACTCCAGAGGCTACATTGGTGGTCGACCTT GAGGAAACGTTGATGTTCAGTTCCCTGACTGTGATCAAAGATGCAGATTATACtttccacacaactttccaagacCATCAGTATAAG GTGTACATGATTCTACGTCCACATGTGAAGGAGTTTCTGCAGGCCATGGCAAAAATCTATGAG CTGTTTGTTTATACGTGTGCAAAGAAAGAGTATGCTGAGAAGATCCTGGAGATCCTGGACCCTCAAAGGAAACTGTTTCG ACATCGTCTGTACCAGGATGATTGCTCCTGTGTTCTTGGACATTACATCAAAGATCTCAGCTTCCTTGAGAGAGATCTTGCAAAAACTGTGGTCCTGGACAATGCACCCCACACATATCCATaccat CTGGTCAATACAATACCCATCAAGAGCTGGTCTGGAGACCCAGAGGACAGGGAGCTGCAGAAACTCATCCCCTACATGGAGAAGGTGGCTGCAGCT GAGGATTTTCCAGAGGTACTTAAGAAGAGGAAGGACCACTTCCTCAGGTTGCTGTCAGAGGACTGA